The Sneathiella limimaris region TAAAAGCGACATAAGTTGAAGGCGTTTGCCAGGCGGACTGGCCATAATTTCCAGTCCTGCAGCCAGTGGGTCCTCTGATTCCGTCAGTTTCAGATGAGCATAACCCCCGCCGAACACCTGCTTGAACAGATCCTGAAAATGAGAATCTACCTGTTTGAAAGCGTTGAGGAGCCGCTCCCGACCTTCTTTGTTAAGGCTGGCAATACCTTGCCGCAGGCGGGAGATGGCGGCTTCCAGATCGGCACGCTCTTCCAAAAGGGTAGTGAGCTGCTCATCTACTTCCTTGGCTTCGATTTCCGCTCGCAGGTTCACAGGACCCATGCCATCGCGTTCTTTCTTCAGCCGCTCAACTTTCCGTTCACTGACATCAACGGGGGGAATCTCTTCTCCCTCCTCAATGCCGCCGGCTTCCTTGATCTTGTCAGGCATACATTCCAGCTTTTCATGGATCTGCTCAGCCAGGGATTTCAGGATATCCTCGCTATGTTCTACATCGGCTTGATAGCGAACCCGCTCTTCGCGGCAGGTTGCCAGCGAGTCCTGTGCCTGACGAAGTGCAGCGTCACATTGGGCAAGAACTGATTCGGCCTCTGCCACCTGTTCACGAATAGTCGTGCGCTTGCCTTCTGCCCGGGCCATTTCATCCATCAACTCGCCGCGCAGGCGTTCAAGCTCTTGCGGCTTGGTTTCCAGATCTTTTAGTTCCTGATCAGTGCTGGAAAAGCGGATTTCCAACTGGGCAAAATGATCTGCCATGCCACTGGATCGACGGATCCAGTTTTCCCGCTCCTGAGTCGCGGATTTGATCCGGTCTTTGCGGATCGCCGCATCACGAAGTTTTCGGTCCAGGTCTGATCGGGTGCGGGCAGCCTCTTCGCGTTTTTCCCGCAAGGTGTTTCTCAATCTGTCCAGATCCGCTTGTCCTTCACCAGGATCGCTCATCTCTGCCTGTTGGCGGGTCAGTTCACTCTGGCGGGATTTAGTGTCGCTGATATCTTGAGTGAGGGCCTCTACTTGTTCGTTGAGGACCTGCAGTCGGCTGGTCTTGGTAGCAACTGCGCGCTGCTGTTCGGCTTGTCGGGCGCGCAAGCGATTGAGCTCTTCCTCAACAGCTCTTCGTGATTGCCGGATTTCCTTCTCCTGGGTTCTAACCTCCTGGGCATTACTTTCGGCAACAGAAAGTTTTTCAGCCTGTTGATCTTTTGCAGCTTCCTGTGTCCGCTGTGTTTCTTCTAAATCCTGTAGCCGGTTTTTCTGCTCCAGACGAAGAGCTGCAGCGGATTTGCTCCCGGCTTTTTGCCGATACCCATCCCAGCGATAAAGATCACCTTCTTTGGTGACAGCCCGCTGTCCGGGTTTCAGGCTTTTAACAATAGCGTCCACATCACTTGGATCAACGACCGCAATTTGCGACAGTCTGGCCGCTAGCGCACTTTCACCCTTCACAAATTGGTCTAGTGTCTCAACTTTGTCGGCAAAGCCTTGATCCGGTTTTGCTGCGCCGCTCCAATATCCGGGTGCATCCGCATCCGTTGGAGCATCCAGGTCATCGCCAAGCGCGGCACCAAGCGCCGTCTCGTAACCTGCAGTTACGTCCAGACCTTCAGCAACTCCCGTCCATTCTCCTTGATCAGACGCCGCCAATAGGCTCTTGATCGCTTTGATCTCTGCCTCCGTTGCAGCAAGACTTTTCTCAGAAGTCTGAAGCTGGTTCCGTGCGTCTTTTTCCGCTTGATCCAGTTCTGCCTTTTGGCTTTCCAGTCCGTCCAGTTCTGCTTGAAGATTTTGGGATTTCTCAAGGGCCGTTTTCAGTTCCGCCTCAACCGGTTCATTTTTCTCCAGCTGTTCAAGGCTATTTTTAAGAACAAGCCGTTCTTTTTCGATTTCAGAAAGTTTGCTTTCCTGGCGTTCTTTCTCGCGCGTGGCAGCAGCCAGTTGCTGTTCCAGACTGTTTTGTTCAGCGCGGGCAGCGGCGAGCGCTTCCGTCTTTTCATCCAGTTCTGCTTGCAGGTTGCGGATGATCGCTTGTTTGTCGTCAATTTCTTTGGTGAGGGTTTCTAAGGTCGGGGCCTCAGCTTCCTCAGTTGCGGTCAAGCTCTCGACTTCTTGCGCCAGAGCCTCTATCGCTTCGGCGGCTTCCGTCTCCAGGGATTTTTCCCGTTCCATATCACTGGAAATCTGGGTTTTTCGGTCTTCAAGCTGTTGGCGGGCTTTCAGGATGCGGTCTTCTTCCGTTTGCAAATGATCTTTTTGCAATGTCAGTTTGTTGACTTGTGCCGCTGCAGCAGCATCCGCATCCCGCAAAGGGCCGAGGGCTTCGCCCGCCTTCAAGCTTGCATTTTGGGCAAGGGCTACCTGTTTTGTCAGTTCGGCAACGGCATCGCTTGCCTCTTTCAGTTTTTGGCGGGCATCAGCTTCGGTAGCGGCTGCTTTTTCATATTTCCGAAAGAGCAGCATGGCTTCTGCTTTTCGAATATGACCAGAAATATTGCGATAACGGGTTGCCTGCCGGGCTTGCCGCTTCAGGCTCCCCAATTGGACTTCTAGCTGACCGGAAACATCATCAACCCGTTCAAGGTTATTCTCAGCTGCTTTCAGTCGCAGCTCTGCCTCATGGCGGCGGGAATGCAGGCCGGAAATCCCGGCGGCTTCCTCCAGCAGATGGCGTCGGTCTTTGGGCTTGGCATTAATGAGGGACCCGACGCGGCCTTGACTGACAATCGCTGTTGAATGGGCACCTGTCGCCATATCAGCGAACAGAAGTTGCACATCCCGGGCACGGGTCACTTTCCCGTTGATCCGGTAATCAGATCCGGCTTCTCTGCGGATCCGCCGGGTGATATCCAGCTCTTCAGTGTCATTATAAGCAGGAGGTGCTGCCCGGTCTTTATTGTCCAAGCCCAGGGTAACTTCGGCCCAGCTGCGCGGGGCGCGGCTAGTAGTGCCCGCAAAGATCACATCGTCCATGGCACCGCCGCGCATATTTTTGGCGGATGTCTCCCCCATGACCCAGCGCAGCGCCTCCACAAGATTGGACTTGCCGCACCCGTTGGGTCCGACAATGCCGGTGAGGCCGTCTTTAATCAATAATTCTGTTGGCTCCACAAAGGATTTGAAACCGGACAGACGTAATTGAGAAAATTTCACGGCCCCTCCATCATGGTTTACAGAAGATCTTTGAGGTAATTGTCGACGTTTTCATACTCTTCCCAATCGCCCTCAAATTCTTCACCATTAATGAAGATCGTTGGCGTGGCATTCACGTCATACTCATTGGCGGCAACCATGCGGTCCATAAGAATGGCTTCCCCAAGGGCTTCATCCTTCAGCGCTGCATCAAACTTGGCTGCAGGAACGCCGACCATCTTTCCGATATCTTTCAGCGCCGCAATCACATCGCTTGCGTTGCCCCATTCAGCCTGCTTGGCATAGAGGATTTCCAAAGTTGGGAAAAACCGCTTTTCACCTGCTGTATGTGCAAGGACAGACGCAAAGAACGCATTCTGATCCCAAGGATAGTCCCGATAGATCAGGTAAGCCTTGCCGGTATCGATGTAATCTTTCTTCAGACTAGGCATAACGATCCTGTGAAAGTCAGCGCAATGTGGGCAGGTCAGGGATGCATACTCAACAATGGCAATTGGGGCCGTCCGATCGCCGAGGATCGTGTCATCTTCGCGGATTTCCATAACATCTGCTCTGGCAGGTGTTGCTGCAATCAATGAGGAGGCAGCAAAAGCAACCGGAGTCATGGCGGCGGATGATACAAAATGTCGTCGTGTAAGCTTCAATTTGGACTCTTTCATACTAGATGTTGTGCAATTATAATCTTTCATAATTGATTCCTCAAACATTTCTGTCTTGTTCTGAATTTAGGCGTTAATTCGTTGATTTCAGGTTGTTTTTTGCTTGTTCAGCAGGGCGTTTTTGCTGACCAGTTTTTGCCCAAGACGGGTCAACTGATCCTTCAAATCCGGGTCGGAGACCGACTGAAGGCTGGCATCGAGCCACGCCTCCTGATCCTTATTTAGCGCTGGAAGTGGCTTTTTATCCGCAGATTTCTGCAGTTTTACAGGTGCCTGGATTAATTGTAGACGAGCAACAGCCTTATATCCGAAGAAGCTATTGATTCGCTCAATAATCAAGGGTTCAAACTGTTGAAATTCCGGGGCAAAGCCGGGGGCTACCCGAACTTTCAGTGTTGCCTCATGAGTTTTTGACCTGCCATAGCTCATCCGTTCAGGACTGGACGCACCGGCAAGGGTCGGGCCAACAATGCTCGCCCATTTGGACAGGATGTCAGCCTGGGCAAAGCCCCTCTTTACAAGGGCTGCCTTGGTATTCTTGTCGATAAATCGGCCAATGGCCTGAGGCCCGGCTTTCTGTGCAAACTTTCTCAAATTTCCAAAACTCTTTATCGGACTGACTGATCCTTGTGATATAGGAACCCAAACGGTTCAAAAGAATGATTAATTTCAGGTGAGATGGCTAGTCACAATATCGCGCGCGACAGATTTCCCGAAAAGATCCTGACCTGGTATGACGAACATGCCCGTGAGTTGCCCTGGCGCAGCCAAGGGGGAGAGCGACCGGATCCTTATCATGTCTGGTTGAGCGAGATCATGCTGCAGCAGACGACAGTCGCTACAGTCGGGCCGTATTTTCAGAAATTTCTGGACCAATGGCCGACCGTGAAGCATCTGGCGCTGGCTCCTCTGGATGATGTGCTGACGGCCTGGGCGGGGCTTGGCTATTACGCCCGGGCACGTAATTTACATAAATGTGCGGGGGTAGTTTGGCATAATTATGGCGGGCAATTTCCGGGAAGTGAGGACGAATTGCTGACCTTGCCCGGTGTCGGCCCCTACACCGCCGCCGCCATCGCTGCTATTGCCTTCGATGAGCCCGCCGTTGTCATTGATGGAAATATTGAGCGCATTATTTGCCGGGTTTTTCAGCTTGAGGAAACTTTGCCTGCGGGGCGGCCTGTTATCAAGGAGCATGCCGCCACAGTAACCCCAAAGGACAGACCCGGTGATTATGCACAAGCCTTGATGGATATCGGCTCGCGGATTTGTCGGCCTAAAAAGCCTGCATGTGACAGATGTCCGGTAACTGATCTTTGCCATGTTTCCGGACAGGAAATTGCCGAAGCCTATCCCAAAAAGGCACCTAAAAAGGTCAAGCCTGTTAAATCGGCGTTTGTTCTTTGGATAGAGAATGAAAAAGGTGAGGTTCTGATGCGACGCCGACCCGAAAAGGGTCTTCTTGGTGGAATGATGGAATTTCCGTCCACGGACTGGACAGAAGGGGAAAGTCAGCCTTCTGAGGTTGGTCAATTAAAGGTCGAGTTGGGTCTTGAGGCAGATGAAAATGTTCAGGCAGTTGCGCAGGAGGTAGTTCATACCTTCACCCATTTTCAGCTTAAACTCAGTCCGCAAATCTATCAGGTTGCGGCGGATCAGGTTCGCCCGTCCAATCAGCTCCAATGGATAGCGCCAACCGGTTTTGGGGATATTGCGCTGCCAACCCTGATGAACAAGGTGGTAAAGGTGGTGTCCAAGGGGCAGGGGAGCCTGCCCCTCTAGGCGATTTTAAAGGCCGGGGGCTACGAACTCATCGCGGGAGACGAACCCGTCCCCATCTTTATCCAGCAGTTTGAAATGTGCTTCGCCGACAGCCAGAAATTCAGCCATGGTCAATGTCTTGTCGCCATTGGCGTCGGCCTCTTTGAATTCGTCGGTCATCTTAACCGGTGCATCCGGGTTGGAACTTACACTTTTCAGCTTATTGGCTTCGACATACTCAGCGAAGGAAACCTCGCCATTCCCATCGATATCCAATGTCGTGAAATACCGATGGCGAAAGCCTTGCGCCTCTTCCATCGAGATCATGTTGTCAGCATTACGATCAATGCCGATAAACTGAGCGGAATTAAAGGTAAGCGCGCTGGCCATGGTTGTGCTGGCCAGCAGGAAAAGTGCAGTTCCAAGTAAAGTTTGTTTCATCATGCCCCCTTGCATATGGATGAAAGGGGGCGGACCCCCTGATCAGTTGGTCATTTCGGATCGGACTTGCTGGCGAAGGACGTCGATCGGCACCGTTTTGCCTTCCACGTCGAAATGCCAGAATGTCCATCCGTTACATGTACTCGATCCCTGCAGCTGGGCACCCACTTTATGGATAGACCCGCTGATGTCAGAGGCGACCAGGCTGCCATCAGCCCGGACTTTGGCTTTATATCGTTTGCGGCTGTCAAACAGGACCTGACCGGCATTGAGAAGTCCCCGCTCGACCACGGATCCAAAAGGAACCCTTGGCTCCTGCCGTTTGCCACGTGTGACTTCCAGCTCTTCCCCTTTTAAAGGTTGAACTTTGGCGATCCGTTTTGTCGCAACTTCGATATATTTGTCTTCTCGTTCCAGTCCAATGTACCGCCGGCCCAGTCGCTTGGCAACGGCGCCTGTGGTGCCTGAACCAAAGAAAGGATCCAGGATCACATCACCGGGTTTGGAAGATGTCATCAGAACCCGATAGAGCAGGGCTTCTGGTTTCTGGGTTGTGTGTGCTTTCTCGCCATCAATTTTGAGGCGTTCATTGCCACTGCAAATCGGCAGGTGCCAATCAGAACGCATTTGCACATCATCATTCATCACTTTCAAAGCGTCATAATTGAAGGTGATGTTTTTGGCGTTCTGGTCCTTGGCGCACCAGATCAGCGTTTCATGGGCATTGGTCAGGCGGGTGCCGCGAAAGTTGGGCATTGGGTTACTTTTCCGCCAGATCACATCGTTCAGCATCCAATATCCCAGATCCTGCAATGTCGCGCCGACCCGGAAAATATTGTGATACGAGCCGATCACCCACAGGGTTCCATTGTCTTTCAGGACCCGTTTTGCGGCTTTTAGCCAGTCTCTCGTGAACTGGTCGTAAACCTGGAAACTGTCGAACTGGTCCCAGTGATCGTCAACGGCATCGACCCGGCTGTCATCGGGGCGGCGGAGCTCACCAGAGAGTTGCATGTTATAGGGTGGATCCGCAAAAATCATGTCCACGGATTTTTCTGGCAGACTGTTCATCAGCTCGATGCAGTCGCCTTTCAGGATCTTGTTAAGCGGTATGGTTTTCATGTCTGTCTTCGCAGTTGGTTTTGATATCGCGTGACAGTAATTCTGAGTCGGCCGATTCGCTCCGTCAATAAAATTTGTGGAATCAGTAAGTTAGAGCAAAGAGTTAAATTTAAGACTCAGTGGATTCCAGAAGTTTCCGGATTGGGGCGAAGCTTCGCCTATGTTGTGGCGTGACACCAAATTGCAACAATCCCTTGCGATGCTCGGCTGTCCCGTAACCCGCATTTCGCTCCCATCCATAGTGCGGATATCGCTCAGAAAGAGCCTTCATTTTTCGATCCCGTGTCACTTTTGCAACAATGGATGCCGCCGAAATGGAGAGTGATTTGTTGTCACCTTTTACTATAAGTTGTGTTGAGGGGTGAATTTTCGGATCTCGGTTGCCGTCCACAAGCAGATGATCCGGCTTTTGGGGAAGGGCTTCCACCGCCCGTTTCATAGCCAGAAAAGTGGCTTTCAGGATATTAAATTCATCGATTTCGGGGACGCTGGCCTCTCCAATTCCAACCATTGCAGAGCTGATGATCAGATCGAAAAGGGCCTCTCGGCTTTTTAACGACAGCTTTTTTGAGTCCGTCATTCCCTCCGGTACATTCGTTCGATCCAGGATCACAGCAGCTGCGACAACGGGGCCCGCAAAGGGGCCCCGTCCAACTTCATCCACACCAGCGATCAAACCATCCAGCTGATCCTCAAAGGCAAAGTCCGGCATGGATCAGCGTGGCTCCCGTCCCATGGCGTAAAACTCGTCATTAGGACGCATTGCTGTCAGGTTTGCCATTCGATTGCTCAATCCAAAGAAGGCGGTGATGGCGCCGATATCCCAGATATCCTCGTCATCAAATCCATGGCTACGTAAAATCTCGAAGTCCGCCTCTCCAACCGTGTGGGCTTCGTTGGAAATTTTCAGGGCGAAATCCAGCATGGCTTTTTGCCGCTCTGTAATGTCAGCCTTGTGATAGTTGGTGGCAATCTGATCGGCGATCAGCGGCTCTTTTGCATAAATCCGAAGAAGAGCTCCGTGAGCCACCACACAATAAAGACAGTGATTGTCGGATGAGGTGGCCACAATGATCATTTCTTTTTCTGCCTTGGTCAGGTTGGACCCTTCTCTCAGCATGATCGCATCATGATAATTGAAAAAGGCGCGCAACTCGTCTGGCCGATGGGCGAGGGCGAGAAACACATTGGGAATAAAGCCTGCTTTTTCCTGAACACCAAGGATCAACTCTTTCATATCCTCTGGCAGATCCAGGACATCGGGAACAGAATACCGACTGATGGGTTTTACACTCATTTTAGGATCCTTACCCAATTATGCGTTTACGTTGACGACGACACGGCCTTTGACCTTGCCTTCCAGCAGGGACTTGGCTGTCGGAATGGCTTCTTCCAGGGTGATCTCTTTGGTGATCAGGTCGATATGGGACATATCCAGATCTTTGGCGAGCCGTGCCCAGGCTTTCAAGCGTTTCTCTTTCGGGCA contains the following coding sequences:
- a CDS encoding DUF721 domain-containing protein, producing MRKFAQKAGPQAIGRFIDKNTKAALVKRGFAQADILSKWASIVGPTLAGASSPERMSYGRSKTHEATLKVRVAPGFAPEFQQFEPLIIERINSFFGYKAVARLQLIQAPVKLQKSADKKPLPALNKDQEAWLDASLQSVSDPDLKDQLTRLGQKLVSKNALLNKQKTT
- the smc gene encoding chromosome segregation protein SMC, which encodes MKFSQLRLSGFKSFVEPTELLIKDGLTGIVGPNGCGKSNLVEALRWVMGETSAKNMRGGAMDDVIFAGTTSRAPRSWAEVTLGLDNKDRAAPPAYNDTEELDITRRIRREAGSDYRINGKVTRARDVQLLFADMATGAHSTAIVSQGRVGSLINAKPKDRRHLLEEAAGISGLHSRRHEAELRLKAAENNLERVDDVSGQLEVQLGSLKRQARQATRYRNISGHIRKAEAMLLFRKYEKAAATEADARQKLKEASDAVAELTKQVALAQNASLKAGEALGPLRDADAAAAAQVNKLTLQKDHLQTEEDRILKARQQLEDRKTQISSDMEREKSLETEAAEAIEALAQEVESLTATEEAEAPTLETLTKEIDDKQAIIRNLQAELDEKTEALAAARAEQNSLEQQLAAATREKERQESKLSEIEKERLVLKNSLEQLEKNEPVEAELKTALEKSQNLQAELDGLESQKAELDQAEKDARNQLQTSEKSLAATEAEIKAIKSLLAASDQGEWTGVAEGLDVTAGYETALGAALGDDLDAPTDADAPGYWSGAAKPDQGFADKVETLDQFVKGESALAARLSQIAVVDPSDVDAIVKSLKPGQRAVTKEGDLYRWDGYRQKAGSKSAAALRLEQKNRLQDLEETQRTQEAAKDQQAEKLSVAESNAQEVRTQEKEIRQSRRAVEEELNRLRARQAEQQRAVATKTSRLQVLNEQVEALTQDISDTKSRQSELTRQQAEMSDPGEGQADLDRLRNTLREKREEAARTRSDLDRKLRDAAIRKDRIKSATQERENWIRRSSGMADHFAQLEIRFSSTDQELKDLETKPQELERLRGELMDEMARAEGKRTTIREQVAEAESVLAQCDAALRQAQDSLATCREERVRYQADVEHSEDILKSLAEQIHEKLECMPDKIKEAGGIEEGEEIPPVDVSERKVERLKKERDGMGPVNLRAEIEAKEVDEQLTTLLEERADLEAAISRLRQGIASLNKEGRERLLNAFKQVDSHFQDLFKQVFGGGYAHLKLTESEDPLAAGLEIMASPPGKRLQLMSLLSGGEQALTAVALLFAVFLTNPAPICVLDEVDAPLDDVNVERLCNLLDQLAKNSETRFLVVTHHPITMARMDRLFGVTMAERGISQLVSVDLQRARLMTEEPV
- a CDS encoding EF-hand domain-containing protein yields the protein MKQTLLGTALFLLASTTMASALTFNSAQFIGIDRNADNMISMEEAQGFRHRYFTTLDIDGNGEVSFAEYVEANKLKSVSSNPDAPVKMTDEFKEADANGDKTLTMAEFLAVGEAHFKLLDKDGDGFVSRDEFVAPGL
- a CDS encoding DsbA family protein, whose translation is MKDYNCTTSSMKESKLKLTRRHFVSSAAMTPVAFAASSLIAATPARADVMEIREDDTILGDRTAPIAIVEYASLTCPHCADFHRIVMPSLKKDYIDTGKAYLIYRDYPWDQNAFFASVLAHTAGEKRFFPTLEILYAKQAEWGNASDVIAALKDIGKMVGVPAAKFDAALKDEALGEAILMDRMVAANEYDVNATPTIFINGEEFEGDWEEYENVDNYLKDLL
- a CDS encoding ribonuclease HII, encoding MPDFAFEDQLDGLIAGVDEVGRGPFAGPVVAAAVILDRTNVPEGMTDSKKLSLKSREALFDLIISSAMVGIGEASVPEIDEFNILKATFLAMKRAVEALPQKPDHLLVDGNRDPKIHPSTQLIVKGDNKSLSISAASIVAKVTRDRKMKALSERYPHYGWERNAGYGTAEHRKGLLQFGVTPQHRRSFAPIRKLLESTES
- a CDS encoding site-specific DNA-methyltransferase, producing the protein MKTIPLNKILKGDCIELMNSLPEKSVDMIFADPPYNMQLSGELRRPDDSRVDAVDDHWDQFDSFQVYDQFTRDWLKAAKRVLKDNGTLWVIGSYHNIFRVGATLQDLGYWMLNDVIWRKSNPMPNFRGTRLTNAHETLIWCAKDQNAKNITFNYDALKVMNDDVQMRSDWHLPICSGNERLKIDGEKAHTTQKPEALLYRVLMTSSKPGDVILDPFFGSGTTGAVAKRLGRRYIGLEREDKYIEVATKRIAKVQPLKGEELEVTRGKRQEPRVPFGSVVERGLLNAGQVLFDSRKRYKAKVRADGSLVASDISGSIHKVGAQLQGSSTCNGWTFWHFDVEGKTVPIDVLRQQVRSEMTN
- the mutY gene encoding A/G-specific adenine glycosylase — protein: MASHNIARDRFPEKILTWYDEHARELPWRSQGGERPDPYHVWLSEIMLQQTTVATVGPYFQKFLDQWPTVKHLALAPLDDVLTAWAGLGYYARARNLHKCAGVVWHNYGGQFPGSEDELLTLPGVGPYTAAAIAAIAFDEPAVVIDGNIERIICRVFQLEETLPAGRPVIKEHAATVTPKDRPGDYAQALMDIGSRICRPKKPACDRCPVTDLCHVSGQEIAEAYPKKAPKKVKPVKSAFVLWIENEKGEVLMRRRPEKGLLGGMMEFPSTDWTEGESQPSEVGQLKVELGLEADENVQAVAQEVVHTFTHFQLKLSPQIYQVAADQVRPSNQLQWIAPTGFGDIALPTLMNKVVKVVSKGQGSLPL
- a CDS encoding peroxidase-related enzyme (This protein belongs to a clade of uncharacterized proteins related to peroxidases such as the alkylhydroperoxidase AhpD.) gives rise to the protein MSVKPISRYSVPDVLDLPEDMKELILGVQEKAGFIPNVFLALAHRPDELRAFFNYHDAIMLREGSNLTKAEKEMIIVATSSDNHCLYCVVAHGALLRIYAKEPLIADQIATNYHKADITERQKAMLDFALKISNEAHTVGEADFEILRSHGFDDEDIWDIGAITAFFGLSNRMANLTAMRPNDEFYAMGREPR